Part of the Aurantiacibacter aquimixticola genome, CGAGATTCACGCCGGTCGCCTCGGCCACCCGGCGGCGCACTTCCTCACCCAATCCCTCGATATCGGAACTGGTGGCATCGCCATGATTGATCAGGAAATTCGTGTGCTTCTCGCTTACCTGCGCTCCGCCCAGTTCCAGGCCGCGGCATCCTGCCTTGTCGACGAGCTGCCAGGCCTTGCCGCCTTCCGGATTCTTGAAAGTGGAACCCCCGGTCTTCGTGCGGAGCGGCTGCGAATTCTCTCGCTCGTCCGCGATGCGGTCCATTTCCGCGCCGATCTCTTCGGGATCGCCCGGATCGCCCTTGAAGCGCGCGGCAACGACGATGGCGCCTTCCGGCAGGCGCGAATGGCGGTAAGAGTAATCGAGATCGCCGACCGGCAGGGTGACGCAATTGCCATCGGGCATCACCACGTCGCAATCGACAAGAATATCCGCGACTTCGCGGCCATAGGCACCGCCATTCATGCGCACGAACCCGCCGACAGTGCCGGGAATGCCGCGCAGGAATTCCAGCCCCGCAATCCCCGCATCGCGAGCCGCCGAGGCGACGAGGATACCCGGCGCACCGCCGCCGCATTCGATCACGCAATCGCGCTTCACCTCGGTGCTGGAAAAGGGCTTGCCCAGCCGCACCACCACGCCTGGCACGCCGCCATCGCGGATGATGAGATTCGACCCGAGGCCCAGCGCCATCACCGGCGTTCCGGGTTCCAGCGCGGAGAGGAAGCTCGTCAGATCCTCCATGTCGGCAGGCTCGAAAAGCCAGTCCGCTGCGCCGCCGCTCTTGAACCACACCAGCTTGGCCAGCGGAGCCTTTTTCGTCAGGTCGCCGCGCGTATCCTGCGGAACATGGCCGACGCTTCCCTGCTGTCCTTCATCCGATCCGGGAGCATGATCGCACCGCATCTGATCGTCTGGCTGTATCATCCTGCGCGTCCCTCACGGCTGCGAAATTTCGCGACATCGCCGGCGAGCCCAGCCGCCCATTTGGTGATGTCGCCTGCACCAAGGCAGACCACCATGTCGCCCGGCGCAAGCGCCGCGCTCAGCCTTTCTGCAAGATCGGCGGGATCGTCCACAGCTTCGGCATGGCGATGGCCGCGCGCCTTCAGACCGGCCACCAGCGCGTTTTCGTCCACATCCTCGATCGGTTCCTCGCCGGCGGGATAGACGGGCGCGGCGTAGATCAGATCGGCGTCGCCGAATGCGCCCTGAAAATCCTCCAGCAGGTCGCGCAGCCGCGTGTAGCGATGCGGCTGGACGACTGCGACGACCCGGCCGGATGCCGCATCGCGCGCGGCGGAGAGCACAGCGCGGATTTCGACCGGATGGTGCGCGTAGTCGTCGATCACCTTGACGCCGACTTCTTGGCCGAGGTCGATCTCGCCGACATGGCTGAAACGGCGCTTCACGCCGCCGAAGCGGGCGAAGCCGTCGCGAATGCTGTCCGCGGGGCAGTCCATTTCCAGCGCCACCGCGATGGCTGCGAGCGCGTTCTGGACATTGTGACGGCCGGGCATGGTAAGCTCGACACCCTCGATCCGCGTCTCCGCCCCGTCGCGTCCTGTCTGCACCACGTCGAAGCGGGTGAGCCCGCCATCGGGTTCGACATTTTCCGCTCGCACATCGGCATGTGGTGAGAATCCGTAAGTGATGACGCGCCGGTCCCGCACCTTGGCGATCACGTTGCGGACCTCGTCATGATCGAGGCACAGCACCGCTGCGCCGTAGAAGGGCACGTTTTCGATGAACTGCGCGAAGGCGTCCTTCACCGCGTCGAAACTGCCGTAATGGTCGAGATGTTCGGGATCGATATTGGTGACGACCGCGATCGTGCCGTCGAGGCGTAGGAAGCTTCCGTCGCTCTCGTCGGCTTCCACCACCATCCAGTCGCTGTCGCCCAGCCGCGCGTTGGAGCCGTAGCTTTCGATGATACCGCCATTGATGACAGTGGGATCGACCCCGCCCGCATCGAGCAGCGCAGCCACCATGCTGGTGGTCGTCGTCTTGCCATGCGTGCCCGCGACGGCGACGGTCTTTTTCAGGCGCATCAATTCGGCGAGCATTTCGGCGCGCTTGACCACCGGGATGCGATTCTCGAGCGCAGCTGCCACTTCAGGGTTCGTGCGCTTCACAGCGGTGGAAGTCACCACCACCGCCGCATCGCCGAGATTGGCCGCGTCATGGCCGATGGCGACGGAGATACCGCTTTCCCGCAAGGCCTCGACCCGCGGGCTGTCCTTCAGGTCGCTGCCCTGCACGCTATAGCCGAGATTGTGCATCACCTCGGCAATGCCGGACATGCCGATGCCGCCAATGCCAACGAAGTGGATCGTCCCGATATCTGTGCCGATAGCCTTCAAGACGATGCCCCCTGGCCAACTTCGGCACCTTGCGAAGCGCCGCGCGCATTGTTCTCGCCGACACGGATTACATCCATCATGTCCGCTCCGCCGAAGCCCTCGACAAGATCGGCCAGGTCACTTGCAGCTTTCGGCCTGCCGCAGTTCCACGCCGCATGTGCCGCATTTGCGAGCGTTTCCGGGCGCTGCGCCATCGCCTGAATTTGCCGGCTGACATCCTTCGCCAGACGCTGCAGCGTGTCGGATTGCTTCGCCCGGTCGGCATTCGCCTTGTCGGAAAAGCCCGCACTGTCGAGATCGGCGACCGTGCTCATCGGCTGTTTGATCGCCCGCGCTCCGCCCGCCTTCACCATTTCACGGACATTGGCACTCTGGTGATCGTCGGTCGCGATGGGAAGCGGGATGAGGATGGCCGGGCGGCCGACAGCCGTCAGTTCGGCGATCGTTGATGCTCCCGCGCGACCGATGAACAAATGTGCGTCGGCCAGCCGCGCGGCCATATCCTCGAAATATGTGCCGAGTTCCGCGGCGATGCCGTATTCGGCGTATTTCGTGCGCACCCGCTCCAGATCTTCCGGGCGGCATTGCTGGGTGATCTGCAGGCGACTGCGAAGCGCCATTGGCAACATGGCCAAACCGTCCGGCACGATCTCGCTTAGCACACGCGCGCCCTGGCTTCCGCCGGTGACCAGAACGCGAAACAGGCCTTCTTCGGTGAAAGTCGGAAAAGGCTCATCGCGCAGCGCCAGCACGCCGGGACGCACGGGGTTACCGACAAGATGCACCTTGCCCTCGTGCTTCGCATCCAGCCGGTCGACATCGGGATAAGCCGTGGCGATCGCATCGACGCGTCCGGCCATCAGGCGATTGACCCGGCCGAGCACCGCATTCTGTTCGTGAATGACGGTGGGCACGCCGCTCGATTGTGCAGCAAGCAGAGCCGGCAGCGCCGGATAGCCACCGAAACCGATCACGGCACTGGGGGCGAATGTCTCATAAAGTCGTTTCGCCATGCCGCGCCCCTTGAGGACAGCGGATATGCCCTTGATCCAGTGCAGCGGGTTCTTTCCGAACCGGCCTGCGGGCAGCACATGCGCGGTCAGGAAATCGGGTTTGCCGGGGATGGCCGCGCCGCGTTCATCGGTGATGAGCGCGACATGGTGCCCGCGCCGCTCCAACTCGTGCGCCAATGCGAAAGCGGGCGTGAGGTGTCCGCCGGTGCCTCCGGCCGCCAGCACGAAATGGCGGGACGATGCGGTCATAATTCACCCTCTTTTTCCAACGAGCCTTTCAGGTCGAACGGCTCCCGGTCGAGATAGGGGTTTCGCCGCGTCACGGCCAGAAGCAGCCCGACGGTGAAACAGATGGCGAGCGTGGACGATCCGCCATAGCTCACCAAGGGCAGTGTCATGCCCTTGCTGGGGAACAGCTGCAGGTTGACCAGAATATTGATGAAGGCCTGCCCGCCCAGCATCGCGGTCAATCCGCTGGCAGCAAGGATGATGAAAAGGCGATCTTCCTCGACCAGCCGTACAAGCACGCGCAGCACAATGGCGAGATAAAGCGCCACGACGATGGCGCAGACGATGAGGCCGAATTCCTCCCCGATTACCGAGAAGATATAATCCGTATGCGCTTCGGGCAGGCGCATCTTGTTTTCACCCAACCAGATGCCGCTGCCGAACCAGCCACCGCCCTGCAAGGTGCGGCCCGCCAGATCGACATGATCGTAGGCCGTCGGCCCGCCAAGGAAAGAGTCGATGCGATTGCGGGCATTGTCGTAGAACAGATAGGCCGCGAGCATCAGGGCGACGCCCGCGCCCGTGAGCATGCCGATGCGCTGCAGCGGCAGTCCCGCCAGCATCACCATCACGAACCAGGTGCCCACGAACAGGATCGCCCCGCCCAGATTGGGCTGTAGCATCAGCAGCACGACGATGGCCCCGAGAAGTGCCCCCGAGGTGCCGATCACGGGCAGCTTGGGGTCGCGCAGCTTCCACGACAGGATCCAGGCAAGCGTGATTGCGAAAGCGGGCTTCAGGAACTCGCTCGGCTGCAAGGACATGCCGACATTGATCCAGCGCCGCGCGCCGTTCACTTCATGCCC contains:
- the murC gene encoding UDP-N-acetylmuramate--L-alanine ligase, with the protein product MKAIGTDIGTIHFVGIGGIGMSGIAEVMHNLGYSVQGSDLKDSPRVEALRESGISVAIGHDAANLGDAAVVVTSTAVKRTNPEVAAALENRIPVVKRAEMLAELMRLKKTVAVAGTHGKTTTTSMVAALLDAGGVDPTVINGGIIESYGSNARLGDSDWMVVEADESDGSFLRLDGTIAVVTNIDPEHLDHYGSFDAVKDAFAQFIENVPFYGAAVLCLDHDEVRNVIAKVRDRRVITYGFSPHADVRAENVEPDGGLTRFDVVQTGRDGAETRIEGVELTMPGRHNVQNALAAIAVALEMDCPADSIRDGFARFGGVKRRFSHVGEIDLGQEVGVKVIDDYAHHPVEIRAVLSAARDAASGRVVAVVQPHRYTRLRDLLEDFQGAFGDADLIYAAPVYPAGEEPIEDVDENALVAGLKARGHRHAEAVDDPADLAERLSAALAPGDMVVCLGAGDITKWAAGLAGDVAKFRSREGRAG
- the murG gene encoding undecaprenyldiphospho-muramoylpentapeptide beta-N-acetylglucosaminyltransferase gives rise to the protein MTASSRHFVLAAGGTGGHLTPAFALAHELERRGHHVALITDERGAAIPGKPDFLTAHVLPAGRFGKNPLHWIKGISAVLKGRGMAKRLYETFAPSAVIGFGGYPALPALLAAQSSGVPTVIHEQNAVLGRVNRLMAGRVDAIATAYPDVDRLDAKHEGKVHLVGNPVRPGVLALRDEPFPTFTEEGLFRVLVTGGSQGARVLSEIVPDGLAMLPMALRSRLQITQQCRPEDLERVRTKYAEYGIAAELGTYFEDMAARLADAHLFIGRAGASTIAELTAVGRPAILIPLPIATDDHQSANVREMVKAGGARAIKQPMSTVADLDSAGFSDKANADRAKQSDTLQRLAKDVSRQIQAMAQRPETLANAAHAAWNCGRPKAASDLADLVEGFGGADMMDVIRVGENNARGASQGAEVGQGASS
- a CDS encoding FtsW/RodA/SpoVE family cell cycle protein, which produces MSARPIYIPRPGERSSPASGLRVRRDWKRDLRVWWREVDRVLLALVIVLMLLGTLAVAAASPASAQRLSTMEISLPDLYFFWAHVRMQFLGLSVLIATSLMPLAVIRRGAIALAGGMLFLLLLVPFIGHEVNGARRWINVGMSLQPSEFLKPAFAITLAWILSWKLRDPKLPVIGTSGALLGAIVVLLMLQPNLGGAILFVGTWFVMVMLAGLPLQRIGMLTGAGVALMLAAYLFYDNARNRIDSFLGGPTAYDHVDLAGRTLQGGGWFGSGIWLGENKMRLPEAHTDYIFSVIGEEFGLIVCAIVVALYLAIVLRVLVRLVEEDRLFIILAASGLTAMLGGQAFINILVNLQLFPSKGMTLPLVSYGGSSTLAICFTVGLLLAVTRRNPYLDREPFDLKGSLEKEGEL
- the murB gene encoding UDP-N-acetylmuramate dehydrogenase; its protein translation is MIQPDDQMRCDHAPGSDEGQQGSVGHVPQDTRGDLTKKAPLAKLVWFKSGGAADWLFEPADMEDLTSFLSALEPGTPVMALGLGSNLIIRDGGVPGVVVRLGKPFSSTEVKRDCVIECGGGAPGILVASAARDAGIAGLEFLRGIPGTVGGFVRMNGGAYGREVADILVDCDVVMPDGNCVTLPVGDLDYSYRHSRLPEGAIVVAARFKGDPGDPEEIGAEMDRIADERENSQPLRTKTGGSTFKNPEGGKAWQLVDKAGCRGLELGGAQVSEKHTNFLINHGDATSSDIEGLGEEVRRRVAEATGVNLEWEIKRVGRP